A single region of the Desulfovibrio inopinatus DSM 10711 genome encodes:
- a CDS encoding acyltransferase family protein, translated as MSQKNSMRIEGIDGLRTVAVLSVIAFHFYKKIAPAGFIGVDVFFVISGYVISMSLTKNSNSSPFQYVLDFYKRRFIRIFPALICCLLVIGFFSVLFIPYGWLSDRNALTGTLAFLGLSNFALLQYVDGYFSLRADFNPFLHTWSLAVEEQFYVLFPLIFLFWIKKQPGKSYKNILAYSVPVLGVVSFIFAAYQTQHDQIQAFYMLPSRFWELAAGATLFQVHFYGYAIPRKKLMTHVFSKFGILLLSIGVIFAIPELFPFPWALAPVGGTVALLSVIRNPASSALLEIRILQHPAVTYLGRCSYSLYLWHWPVACLFRWTIGFEKISHIVLGLVLTFILGTASYHFVEKPFLINKKLRSLDAWKIVGGTAVLIGILTVGYYDFLLDSSPFRLSVVEQDQGWKADAFSGNAIKKLQEQKNHSKTLWVIGDSHAAAYESMVMQAALQNNMSVRMESDPGCSFVSVFSPNPDTPFCKDSIERFMEYLSKQASEGDVVFLASLRAQRLSDQWGELNQDTIDAFMRFNKLCREVILDQARTVIRRLLALKLKVIIDAPKPVFRAPAFRCSDWFNHMNPVCKPGLSISAAFLQQQNQFVIENLNMLHNEFPSLIIWDPFPILCPGRTCSVYQNGKPLFFDQDHLTGYGNLLLLPDFSNVLKQASNSS; from the coding sequence ATGTCACAAAAGAATTCTATGAGAATTGAAGGAATTGATGGATTACGTACTGTAGCTGTACTGAGCGTGATTGCCTTTCATTTCTATAAGAAAATAGCTCCTGCTGGATTTATTGGTGTAGATGTTTTTTTTGTTATCTCTGGTTATGTCATCAGTATGTCGTTAACAAAAAATTCAAACTCTTCTCCTTTTCAGTATGTTCTTGATTTTTATAAGAGACGATTTATACGCATTTTTCCTGCGCTTATTTGTTGCTTGCTCGTTATTGGGTTCTTTTCTGTACTGTTTATACCATATGGATGGCTCAGTGATAGAAATGCATTAACGGGTACACTTGCATTTTTAGGATTAAGTAACTTTGCTCTTCTACAATATGTTGATGGATATTTTTCACTCCGAGCTGATTTCAATCCTTTTTTGCATACATGGTCGTTAGCTGTTGAGGAACAATTTTACGTCTTGTTTCCATTGATATTTCTTTTTTGGATAAAAAAACAACCTGGGAAAAGTTATAAAAATATCTTGGCGTATTCCGTTCCTGTTCTCGGTGTTGTATCTTTTATTTTTGCTGCATATCAGACTCAGCATGACCAAATACAGGCATTTTATATGTTGCCCAGCCGTTTTTGGGAGCTTGCGGCTGGTGCAACACTTTTTCAGGTGCATTTTTATGGTTATGCAATCCCCAGAAAGAAGCTGATGACGCACGTATTTTCAAAATTTGGAATATTGCTTTTAAGTATAGGCGTCATCTTTGCAATTCCAGAGTTGTTTCCTTTCCCGTGGGCACTGGCTCCAGTCGGAGGTACTGTCGCCTTATTGAGTGTCATCCGAAATCCTGCATCTTCTGCGCTTCTAGAAATTCGCATATTGCAGCATCCTGCTGTGACATATCTTGGCAGATGTTCTTATTCATTATATTTATGGCATTGGCCCGTAGCATGTCTTTTTCGGTGGACAATTGGCTTTGAAAAAATATCGCATATTGTTTTAGGACTCGTCCTTACATTCATTTTGGGAACAGCGTCATACCATTTTGTCGAAAAGCCTTTTCTCATAAATAAAAAGCTACGTTCTCTCGACGCATGGAAGATTGTTGGAGGGACGGCAGTACTCATTGGAATTCTTACCGTTGGGTATTACGACTTTTTACTCGATTCCTCTCCATTTCGACTCAGTGTCGTTGAACAAGACCAAGGATGGAAGGCCGATGCTTTTTCTGGGAATGCTATAAAGAAATTGCAAGAACAAAAAAATCATTCAAAAACACTCTGGGTTATTGGAGATTCTCATGCCGCTGCATACGAGAGTATGGTGATGCAAGCCGCTCTCCAGAACAATATGTCTGTCCGAATGGAATCTGATCCGGGGTGTTCGTTTGTCAGTGTGTTTTCTCCAAACCCAGACACTCCATTTTGCAAAGACAGTATAGAGAGATTCATGGAGTATCTCTCGAAACAGGCGTCCGAAGGGGATGTTGTCTTTCTTGCTTCTCTGAGGGCTCAGCGATTATCTGATCAATGGGGTGAACTCAATCAAGATACTATTGATGCGTTTATGCGATTCAACAAGCTTTGTCGTGAGGTTATTCTGGATCAAGCTCGAACAGTCATACGACGTCTTCTGGCATTAAAGCTCAAGGTTATTATTGATGCGCCTAAACCTGTCTTTCGGGCTCCAGCATTTCGATGCTCCGATTGGTTTAATCATATGAATCCAGTATGTAAGCCGGGTTTAAGCATTTCAGCTGCATTTTTACAGCAACAGAATCAATTTGTTATAGAAAATTTAAATATGCTTCATAACGAATTTCCTTCCTTGATTATCTGGGATCCGTTTCCAATTCTGTGTCCAGGGCGTACGTGTTCTGTGTATCAAAATGGAAAACCGTTATTCTTCGATCAAGATCATTTGACCGGATACGGAAATCTTTTACTCCTTCCTGACTTTTCCAACGTGCTGAAGCAGGCGAGCAATTCGTCGTAA
- a CDS encoding 3-hydroxyacyl-CoA dehydrogenase NAD-binding domain-containing protein gives MTSDVKKILIVGAGCIGTQVAALCALRGFETSVLDTVQSQLSLSKDNIAAIFDNIIARKEISQDMAAAANSRLTFFDNMELAATNVDVVIESVPESLDLKKEVFSDLNRYCKRETIFTTNTSDLPPSLIAPALQRPEQFAAFHFHAPLLGADVVDIMPHPGTAPEVIILLRKLANDLEQTIIELNTERPGYLFNNMLNALNRAALELAIDNVAPPETIDKAWTKIMHTPIGPFGILDKVGLDTAHRIAQMGAEHFQDSALWRIVDFLGGYVGRGHLGVKTGQGFYSYNS, from the coding sequence ATGACATCAGATGTAAAAAAAATACTCATTGTAGGGGCTGGGTGCATCGGAACACAAGTGGCCGCTTTATGCGCATTGCGTGGATTTGAAACATCCGTTCTTGACACCGTGCAAAGTCAATTGAGCCTATCTAAAGACAATATCGCGGCTATCTTTGATAATATCATCGCCAGAAAGGAAATAAGCCAGGATATGGCTGCAGCTGCAAATTCACGCCTCACATTCTTTGACAACATGGAGTTGGCTGCTACGAATGTTGACGTCGTAATAGAGTCTGTTCCGGAGTCACTTGACTTAAAGAAAGAGGTATTCAGCGACTTGAATAGGTATTGCAAACGAGAAACAATATTTACAACCAACACATCGGATCTTCCTCCATCCCTCATTGCTCCGGCATTACAGAGACCAGAACAATTTGCGGCATTTCATTTTCATGCACCGCTCCTCGGCGCAGATGTTGTTGATATCATGCCGCACCCAGGAACAGCTCCGGAGGTTATAATTTTGCTTCGGAAACTTGCGAACGATCTCGAACAAACAATTATTGAACTCAACACCGAACGCCCAGGTTATCTCTTCAACAATATGCTCAACGCACTCAACAGAGCTGCCCTGGAACTCGCTATTGACAACGTCGCGCCACCAGAAACGATAGATAAAGCCTGGACAAAAATTATGCATACTCCAATCGGTCCATTCGGCATTTTGGACAAAGTTGGACTCGATACAGCTCATCGTATTGCACAAATGGGGGCGGAGCATTTTCAAGATTCAGCCCTTTGGCGCATTGTCGATTTTCTCGGTGGTTATGTTGGACGAGGACATCTTGGAGTGAAAACTGGTCAAGGTTTTTATTCCTATAACAGTTGA
- a CDS encoding TetR/AcrR family transcriptional regulator, translating into MQQSTKKRLISHALKLFSNKGYDGVGVQQIVDAGKVSKPTLYHHFQNKKGLLNALLEEELTPLLVSLEQLAFTTDFEQDLVRCGLVISDYAKAHSDLYRLFLCLMFAPPESPQFEVAVAYGKRQFSAVENVFLHHHHEKNKNSEDAIALYAANFQGLLHNLITLYLHGHIQLDTNLVTRSVHMFVYGMYAVEPFNIC; encoded by the coding sequence ATGCAACAGAGCACAAAGAAAAGATTGATATCTCACGCCCTCAAATTGTTCTCCAACAAGGGATATGACGGCGTAGGCGTTCAGCAAATCGTCGACGCAGGTAAAGTTTCGAAGCCCACATTATATCATCACTTTCAGAATAAAAAAGGACTCTTGAACGCACTTTTGGAAGAGGAGCTAACCCCATTGCTTGTATCGTTGGAGCAGTTGGCGTTCACTACGGATTTTGAGCAAGATTTAGTCCGTTGCGGTCTTGTCATATCAGACTACGCAAAAGCACATTCCGATTTGTATCGACTGTTTCTTTGTTTAATGTTCGCTCCTCCCGAGTCTCCTCAATTTGAGGTCGCTGTCGCGTATGGTAAAAGACAATTTTCAGCCGTTGAAAATGTCTTTCTACACCATCATCATGAAAAAAATAAAAACTCCGAAGATGCAATAGCGCTCTATGCCGCCAATTTCCAAGGTTTGCTTCATAACCTTATAACCCTATATCTTCATGGTCACATACAACTTGATACAAATCTTGTGACCAGATCTGTCCATATGTTTGTTTATGGCATGTATGCGGTAGAACCATTCAACATTTGTTGA
- a CDS encoding PilZ domain-containing protein: MKDNHRRRSRVNAEFQVEVCCDRSKLPIKSKNISLKGMLLSFTDRLKMDQLCILNFTLTSDIQFKIKAKVVRTSEDFGTAVDFVSMNESAFYHLRNIVRYSSEDADAIDHELITPAFEIVDDNTPITCE, translated from the coding sequence ATGAAAGACAATCATCGCCGACGCAGCCGCGTCAACGCTGAATTTCAGGTCGAAGTTTGTTGTGATCGATCTAAATTGCCAATAAAATCGAAGAATATCAGCCTAAAAGGCATGCTTCTTTCGTTCACTGACCGTCTCAAAATGGATCAGCTCTGTATTCTCAATTTTACACTAACATCAGATATTCAATTCAAAATAAAAGCGAAAGTTGTCAGGACGTCTGAGGACTTTGGAACCGCTGTTGACTTTGTCAGCATGAATGAGTCTGCATTTTACCATCTTCGAAACATTGTACGGTATTCATCAGAAGATGCCGATGCCATTGATCATGAACTGATTACACCGGCATTCGAAATTGTTGATGATAATACACCGATTACCTGTGAATAA